One part of the Dioscorea cayenensis subsp. rotundata cultivar TDr96_F1 chromosome 2, TDr96_F1_v2_PseudoChromosome.rev07_lg8_w22 25.fasta, whole genome shotgun sequence genome encodes these proteins:
- the LOC120272471 gene encoding uncharacterized protein LOC120272471: protein MEFQRFGPPPFEGTTNPDEVEVWVEQMEKAFAVMKCIKEEKLRFGVYMLKGSANYWDKMVQFEKKFINLTQGSMTVDEYEMEFDRLSRYAPKLVDDDQSRSDTKDQNRRFLKKRDRSFDSQRNHQLGSEGKPRLEARQSESQTVNGPPTQWSRGFATVPPHSGQRCATYEGSHATADCRRNTGACFKCGSLEHRIAGCLQRFSGAQRTSSVQDSRQVSAPKP, encoded by the exons ATGGAATTCCAAAGATTTGGTCCACCACCATTCGAGGGTACTACTAATCCAGATGAAGTGGAAGTTTGGGTAGAACAAATGGAGAAAGCTTTTGCTGTGATGAAGTGTATTAAAGAAGAGAAACTGAGGTTTGGTGTATACATGCTTAAGGGTTCTGCAAATTACTG GGACAAGATGGTCCAGTTTGAGAAAAAGTTCATCAATCTCACTCAGGGTAGTATGACAGTGGATGAGTATGAGATGGAATTTGACAGACTTTCCAGATATGCTCCGAAGCTGGTGGATGATGATCAGAGCAGG AGTGATACTAAAGATCAAAATAGAAGGTTTCTGAAAAAGAGGGATAGAAGCTTTGACAGCCAAAGGAACCATCAGTTAGGAAGTGAAGGAAAGCCTAGGTTGGAGGCGAGACAAAGTGAATCTCAGACTGTAAATGGGCCACCAACACAGTGGTCTCGTGGGTTTGCAACTGTTCCGCCTCATTCAGGACAGAGATGTGCTACTTATGAAGGTTCTCATGCGACTGCAGATTGTAGACGTAATACTGGGGCTTGTTTCAAGTGTGGCAGTTTGGAGCATCGTATTGCTGGGTGTCTACAGCGGTTTTCTGGGGCACAGAGGACATCTAGTGTGCAAGATTCGAGGCAGGTGTCAGCGCCTAAGCCTTAA